One window of the Bacillota bacterium genome contains the following:
- a CDS encoding DEAD/DEAH box helicase, with the protein MSAHDVLNMCNTIAARYRAYLETTFYFRDPVLRNSFAKALESEDLIKGPYLESMPAFTRGETPRTLLPELGVNPDDAFLQAIEGDRPLWRHQEEAIRRIAAGRNVVVATGTGSGKTESFLLPILFH; encoded by the coding sequence GTGTCCGCCCATGATGTCCTCAACATGTGTAATACCATCGCCGCCCGGTATCGGGCCTACCTGGAGACCACCTTCTATTTTCGCGACCCCGTGCTACGGAACTCCTTCGCCAAGGCGTTGGAATCCGAGGACCTTATCAAAGGCCCGTATCTCGAGAGTATGCCAGCATTCACGCGGGGTGAGACCCCGCGAACTCTGCTACCGGAACTAGGCGTGAACCCAGATGACGCGTTCTTGCAGGCTATCGAGGGAGATCGCCCCCTTTGGCGCCACCAGGAAGAAGCCATACGCAGGATAGCGGCAGGCCGGAACGTGGTAGTCGCTACCGGCACGGGAAGCGGTAAGACGGAATCATTTCTCTTACCCATCCTCTTCCAT